A single region of the Ptychodera flava strain L36383 chromosome 9, AS_Pfla_20210202, whole genome shotgun sequence genome encodes:
- the LOC139139627 gene encoding uncharacterized protein gives MNRRKLSDDKIYPSESYISYCSLQSAKVSDRENNDERLLQAPSISVSLATRGSDAKQEREELGLLIQKLTADMGRVVEENKEMKKKLENLEQEKQENELLVSWLSAGHGRQSSLGRASVQDAIVYRDVPTTAPGQEGKGAQPLTTQKSRSFFGVKLTSNSAPRKEEKRPTRDKQRRKLASRDRARSPDDGLDTKSVDAIPTFKFGSTFERTLRKLQRKFSNMKAKFDNFRRLKPRLVELLKEKDKLEQENNSLIRQQIEISAQVTELRNARDELQFANEKLVEENKRLVCQFVSAPSSTEDGGSEKEFWPYGFEDFSPSTQSSDYNNSSRCEREGDENSDGDRTPTGRTAPPKFDLQHKQDEIDQVIKELDELLNDGDVTTV, from the exons ATGAACAGGAGGAAGTTGTCGGACGACAAAATATACCCTTCAGAGAGTTACATCAGTTACTGTTCGCTTCAAAGCGCAAAGGTAAGCGATCGCGAAAACAATGACGAGCGGTTGCTCCAGGCACCATCGATAAGCGTCAGTCTCGCCACTAGAGGGAGCGACGCAAAACAGGAGCGCGAAGAGTTGGGTCTGTTGATTCAGAAACTGACCGCCGATATGGGCAGAGTGGTTGAAGAAAATAAGGAGATGAAAAAGAAGCTTGAAAATCTGGAACAGGAAAAACAGGAGAACGAGTTGCTTGTTAGTTGGCTGAGCGCAGGTCACGGCAGACAAAGCAGCCTGGGACGGGCCAGCGTTCAGGATGCCATAGTCTACCGCGATGTACCCACCACAGCGCCTGGACAGGAGGGGAAAGGTGCACAACCTCTTACCACGCAGAAAAGCAGGAGTTTCTTCGGAGTTAAGTTGACAAGTAACAGTGCTCCACGGAAGGAAGAAAAGAGACCAACCCGTGACAAACAAAGAAGGAAACTTGCCAGTAGGGATCGAGCGAGATCTCCGGATGACGGACTTGATACCAAGTCTGTAGATGCGATACCCACATTCAAATTCGGCTCAACATTCGAACGCACACTGAGGAAACTGCAGAGAAAATTTTCGAACATGAAGGCCAAG ttCGATAATTTTAGGCGATTGAAACCAAGGCTCGTGGAGCTACTAAAAGAAAAGGATAAACTTGAACAAGAAAACAATAGTCTGATTAGACAGCAGATTGAAATCTCAGCCCAGGTGACCGAACTTCGGAACGCCAGAGATGAACTGCAATTTGCCAACGAAAAGCTGGTTGAAGAAAACAAGAGGCTCGTCTGCCAGTTCGTGTCAGCGCCGTCATCCACCGAAGACGGCGGTAGCGAAAAGGAGTTCTGGCCATACGGTTTCGAAGACTTTTCACCGAGCACACAGTCTAGCGATTACAACAACTCGTCCAGGTGTGAGCGAGAAGGCGATGAAAACAGTGATGGAGACAGGACGCCGACTGGCAGAACAGCGCCGCCAAAGTTTGACCTGCAACACAAACAGGATGAAATCGACCAGGTTATCAAAGAACTCGACGAACTTCTAAATGACGGCGATGTAACAACTGTTTAA